Proteins co-encoded in one Pirellulales bacterium genomic window:
- a CDS encoding cupin domain-containing protein, with translation MDGIISTSDLRYPAIQLARNGAYLPAEAYTTNIRHGTESFTGVPDLRQIQSEYRSGATVVLPALQRTWAPLRQLCAALEDRFSHPVHANAYLTPGDTPGFTPHYDTHEVLVLQIAGSKRWQIFPPSRPLPHRSQTFTPVGFVLPPPLLELELNPGDFLYLPRGYVHAAHTSQDHSAHVTIGITVYTWIELIGELANASKEIAELRTALPPGFAAREDLKETLCRNLVHCLDLMRENIEGKQFIEGFLQKVSSARARPQEAFNSDATVIGLQTMVKTPDPGNYRLLTERGRVMLEFAGKKFALPDHIRVTIDEMCRRQSFRPVDLSSPLDNDGRLTLTRYLYGEGFLTRAD, from the coding sequence TTGGACGGCATCATCTCTACCAGCGACCTGCGCTATCCGGCGATTCAGCTGGCCAGGAATGGGGCCTACCTGCCCGCGGAAGCCTATACGACCAACATCAGGCACGGCACCGAATCCTTCACCGGCGTGCCCGATCTGCGCCAAATTCAATCCGAGTATCGTTCGGGCGCGACTGTGGTATTGCCGGCGCTGCAACGAACCTGGGCGCCGTTGCGCCAATTGTGCGCGGCGCTTGAAGATCGATTCAGCCATCCGGTCCACGCTAACGCGTACCTCACGCCGGGAGATACGCCCGGGTTCACGCCGCACTACGACACGCATGAAGTTCTTGTCCTGCAGATAGCCGGAAGCAAGCGCTGGCAGATCTTTCCGCCGTCGCGGCCTTTGCCACACCGCAGTCAGACGTTCACGCCGGTTGGGTTCGTGTTGCCGCCGCCGCTACTCGAACTCGAATTGAACCCGGGTGATTTTTTGTATCTCCCACGGGGCTACGTTCATGCAGCACATACCTCGCAGGACCACTCCGCGCACGTTACTATCGGCATAACCGTCTATACCTGGATCGAACTCATTGGCGAACTCGCCAACGCATCGAAAGAAATCGCTGAATTGCGTACCGCGTTGCCACCCGGCTTCGCCGCGCGAGAGGACCTTAAAGAGACGCTATGTCGAAACCTCGTGCATTGCCTCGACCTAATGCGTGAAAACATCGAGGGCAAACAATTCATCGAAGGCTTTTTGCAGAAGGTCAGCTCCGCTCGCGCTCGTCCACAGGAGGCCTTCAATTCGGACGCAACGGTGATTGGCCTGCAAACGATGGTCAAAACGCCCGATCCGGGGAATTATCGGCTCTTGACCGAACGGGGCAGGGTGATGCTGGAATTTGCGGGCAAAAAGTTCGCCCTCCCAGACCATATCCGCGTGACGATCGATGAAATGTGCAGAAGGCAATCATTTCGACCGGTCGACTTGTCGAGCCCCCTCGACAATGACGGACGGCTCACGTTGACCCGCTATCTCTACGGCGAAGGCTTCCTCACGCGGGCGGATTAA